Below is a window of Lacrimispora xylanolytica DNA.
TCTTCATCATCAAGGAGAGTTCTCCACAAGCCCTGTTCCGTCTGGAGGAGCTTAAGTGCTGAAAGCTGCTCATTTAAGCTTCCGACGATTTCTAAAAACTGGGGATACAAATAGCACTCTGGAAGAAGAAGACCTACCTTACTCATGGTATAGGCCGCCCAGCAATTGGCTCTGCCCCAGTAAAAGCCTGACATGTGATCCTTTGTGATGTTATTGTAGCCATGATACCACAGCCCTGTCTTTTCATCCTGCAAGTACTGGATATGCCAGTAATACTGATTTAAAGCATCTGAGATCAGCTCCTCATCCTTTGTCATGATACCCACCCGTAACAGGAAGAACGCCGCCATAAAAAGAGTATCCGCCCAGCACTGCTCCGGAAAATCATTCCCTGCGGAAACCGTATGCTGGAGCACCTGATCCCCGAAACGCAGGGCATCTGTTCTCAAATAAGATACCTTAGAACGGATGATGTCCATATAGACGTCCTCGTTTGTAGCCTCATATAGCGTAATCAGACAATGTCCCATGGCGCAGGTATTCACGGTCCACACAGGAAGGCCAAGCTCTATGAGCTCATCCACGCGTTCCTTTAAAAA
It encodes the following:
- a CDS encoding glycoside hydrolase family 88/105 protein; translated protein: MGKLKFDRASIEGAMDRIVDRTKRMDMSWDWPCGVAYYGIAEAYEITKKKDYLDFLKERVDELIELGLPVWTVNTCAMGHCLITLYEATNEDVYMDIIRSKVSYLRTDALRFGDQVLQHTVSAGNDFPEQCWADTLFMAAFFLLRVGIMTKDEELISDALNQYYWHIQYLQDEKTGLWYHGYNNITKDHMSGFYWGRANCWAAYTMSKVGLLLPECYLYPQFLEIVGSLNEQLSALKLLQTEQGLWRTLLDDEESYEELSASAGIAAAMTLKGNPLHIKYIERSITGVLSHVAPDGRLTDVSGGTAVMKDRDGYRNISKKWIQGWGQGMALAFFAAVLNYENIAGDGAL